Proteins from a genomic interval of Coccinella septempunctata chromosome 2, icCocSept1.1, whole genome shotgun sequence:
- the LOC123306774 gene encoding puromycin-sensitive aminopeptidase-like protein, with the protein MGIWIFQNIRLSNPICIDSRFVQGKQNSMRGILVVFLCFAFMASVLSKDIPKFRLENNAIPRSYDIRIKPNMKNNSFYGEVKIFVELQHLLQNISLNIKDIVVDSLVLDNSENQTKYFIHKKNEMLLVYYNDHSLIGPGEHLIHVKYKGTMRSDSIGLFKSVIDSQGKKFVSAATMFSAPYARMVFPCFDEPAYKARFNVRLVKPDETFTALSNMEKINSFEVKDGIAVDFQTTPEISPYIVCFVFTQYNFKSSEYTSMDGRVIPLRFFMLDEYLDQAPFLLEVAKHALGFFENYTNMTYPISKLDFIEVNQFIFEGMENIGLVILTHNSVSFNASSNISKVKHLRNAAQLIVHEISHMWFGDIVTPLWYNDLWLAEGFAELMEIKGLHNQYPLWQLEDMESVLRREGVFYSDNTPIINFPVNNGEVEEQFSDITYSKGSAVLRMLEMVMGENKFKMGVRKFLKDFYMSSATTGSFINVMQSFLPTTNLRGFLETWLDQDKFPLLTVSKDNGYVLRQRSFAIRSNSTSIFGKKWTIPVTFISSCNKSVSLNWFDRDADSLRIPSCGESWIKLNHKARGHYRVLYTEEQYDQLLNNFHDLVEVDQANLILETAQLVSEKLIPCEIPLKFIGKLRKKDGLLPSIASFRIIRGMMNALAVNRSVYDKIRKYFIDTFKDLYEKLQWRVDKMDTPVVRLLRSKLIENLCSPEIAYEKCLSDAEKVKKEHGELHQDVFFVWRNLIQKKNVVDEINPVKNSTTKNNIFLDNATQLFVEKCMTWVKSNL; encoded by the exons ATGggaatttggatttttcaaaaCATTCGTTTATCGAACCCAATTTGTATAGACAGTAGATTCGTTCAAGGAAAACAGAACTCAATGAGGGGTATTCTCGTAGTTTTTTTATGTTTTGCCTTCATGGCATCGGTACTTTCTAAGG ATATCCCAAAGTTTCGTCTAGAAAACAATGCCATTCCAAGGTCGTATGACATAAGAATAAAACCGAATATGAAGAATAATAGTTTTTATGGAGAAGTTAAAATTTTTGTGGAATTGCAACATCTCCTTCAAAACATATCTCTCAACATCAAGGATATAGTTGTCGACAGTTTAGTTCTTGACAACAGTGAGAACCAGACAAAATACTttatccataaaaaaaatgaaatgctgCTCGTATATTACAACGATCATTCTCTTATTGGCCCAGGAGAGCATTTGATTCATGTGAAGTACAAAGGGACTATGAGATCAGACAGCATTGGACTGTTCAAAAGTGTTATAGATTCTCAAGGAAAAAAATT TGTATCTGCTGCTACCATGTTCTCAGCTCCTTATGCCAGGATGGTGTTTCCATGTTTTGATGAGCCTGCTTATAAAGCGAGATTCAATGTTCGCTTGGTCAAACCGGATGAAACATTCACAGCTCTGTCGAACATGGAGAAAATT AATTCTTTCGAAGTCAAAGATGGCATAGCTGTGGATTTTCAGACAACACCTGAAATTTCTCCCTATATAGTGTGCTTCGTATTCACTCAATACAATTTCAAATCTTCTGAATACACCAGTATGGATGGTAGAGTGATACCACTGAGGTTTTTCATGTTGGATGAGTACTTAGACCAAGCACCATTTCTACTCGAGGTTGCCAAGCATGCTCTAGGGTTTTTCGAGAATTATACTAATATGACCTACCCAATTTCCAAACTAG ACTTTATAGAGGTGAACCAATTTATTTTCGAAGGCATGGAGAACATAGGACTGGTGATTTTGACCCATAACTCGGTTTCTTTCAATGCCTCGTCGAACATTTCTAAGGTGAAGCATCTCAGAAATGCTGCTCAGTTGATAGTGCACGAAATATCTCATATGTGGTTTGGGGATATAG tgaCACCATTGTGGTACAATGATTTGTGGTTGGCCGAGGGTTTTGCAGAGCTCATGGAGATCAAAGGGCTTCATAATCAGTATCCCCTTTGGCAGTTG GAAGATATGGAAAGTGTTTTGCGACGTGAGGGCGTGTTTTATTCCGACAATACACCTATAATTAATTTCCCAGTAAACAATGGGGAAGTAGAAGAACAGTTTAGTGATATCACCTATTCAAAA GGCAGCGCTGTACTCAGAATGCTGGAGATGGTAATGGGGGAAAACAAATTTAAAATGGGTGTCAGGAAATTCCTGAAGGACTTCTACATGAGTTCTGCAACGACTGGAAGTTTCATCAATGTAATGCAATCCTTTTTACCTACAACCAACCTTAGGGGTTTCCTAGAAACATGGTTAGACCAGGACAAATTTCCTCTGCTGACAGTTTCAAAGGACAACGGTTACGTCTTACGTCAAAGAAGCTTTGCGATAAGGTCGAATAGTACTTCGATTTTTGG GAAAAAATGGACTATTCCAGTCACTTTTATAAGCAGTTGTAACAAAAGTGTTTCGTTGAATTGGTTTGATAGGGACGCCGATAGTT tgagaATACCAAGTTGTGGCGAGAGTTGGATAAAACTAAACCACAAAGCAAGGGGCCACTACCGCGTGCTCTACACCGAAGAACAATACGACCAACTGCTGAACAATTTTCAT GATTTAGTAGAGGTGGACCAGGCGAATTTGATACTGGAAACTGCCCAGCTTGTATCTGAAAAATTGATCCCATGTGAGATACCTTTGAAATTCATAGGAAAACTGAGGAAAAAGGATGGGCTATTACCTTCGATTGCATCCTTCAGAATTATCAGAGGAATGATGAATGCCTTAGCCGTAAATCGCTCTGTATACGATAAAATCAGG aaatatttcattgacACCTTCAAGGACCTGTATGAAAAGCTTCAATGGAGAGTTGATAAAATGGACACTCCTGTTGTGAG GTTGCTCCGCTCCAAATTGATTGAGAACCTGTGTTCGCCGGAAATTGCGTACGAAAAATGCCTCAGCGATGCTGAAAAGGTGAAAAAAGAACATGGAGAACTTCATCAAGATGTCTTTTTTGTTTGGAGAA ATTTGATTCAGAAGAAGAATGTTGTCGATGAAATCAATCCAGTGAAGAATTCAACCACCAAAAATAACATATTTCTTGATAATGCTACTCAGTTATTCGTCGAAAAATGTATGACTTGGGTGAAGTCCAATCTTTAA